A window of Jannaschia sp. M317 contains these coding sequences:
- a CDS encoding heme-binding protein, producing the protein MTDLTQSQARTIIDATFAKGQEMGLNPLSVAVLDAGGHLKAFDRQDGASPGRYGIAQGKAYGAVMLGMPGSAQMARAESQAYFMAAVNGVFGGQVVPVPGGILLKDGDRVIGAVGVTGDTSDNDAEAGLAGIAAAGLTGAA; encoded by the coding sequence ATGACCGATCTGACTCAATCCCAGGCCCGCACCATCATCGATGCCACCTTTGCCAAGGGGCAGGAAATGGGACTGAATCCCCTGTCCGTTGCAGTGCTGGACGCCGGGGGACATCTGAAGGCGTTCGACCGCCAGGATGGCGCCTCTCCGGGGCGGTATGGCATCGCGCAGGGCAAGGCCTATGGTGCCGTCATGCTGGGGATGCCCGGCTCCGCGCAGATGGCCCGCGCCGAAAGCCAGGCCTATTTCATGGCCGCCGTGAACGGCGTCTTCGGCGGGCAGGTCGTGCCGGTGCCGGGGGGCATCCTGCTCAAGGACGGGGACCGGGTGATCGGGGCCGTGGGCGTGACCGGCGACACCTCGGACAACGACGCCGAGGCCGGGCTGGCCGGGATTGCCGCCGCCGGCCTTACGGGCGCAGCCTGA